One window from the genome of Rhinolophus ferrumequinum isolate MPI-CBG mRhiFer1 chromosome 10, mRhiFer1_v1.p, whole genome shotgun sequence encodes:
- the LOC117028316 gene encoding TRIO and F-actin-binding protein, translating into MLCECLKVEQPGAFALDAPGEDMKVPSSPVRLAAKARPSGTLRRKLSRVPREPIPRPPPSQLSGFCCLGCRSHGPESGPGRAAAWGPEPEPPGDEGADSRQPPPPEPAAQEPGSPPGAEVPYCDLPRRPPAAEDPLSASTSGCQSVVGLGLGAGPERGPAAGLPAEGPTAAPRSRSGAPEAVPYLEGLASSLCGIFDESPDSGTSCSPDCDTADDTSNSSSVDGDIVERREEASSWDELTVMIPRKLQEGPRADSARKAPSLLARSPVGGDAAGQRKEDTGGGSRSAGQHWAKLRGESGHFLERHRSSLTQASSGLSQSGPRSTTPQASSVHRSAQRDVAHTASTQPDPPRASSPPQSAQRDNPRTLSNQQDTPRTSSTQRNTPRASSPSRIAQRDNPRTSSTQRSNPRVSSAPRAAQQDNSRSSSTQQDNPQTSFPTCTPQRENSRTSCAQRDNPRASSPNRTIQRENSRTSCAQRDNPRASSPNRTIQRENSRTSCAQRDNPRASSPNRTIQRENSRTSCAQRDNPRASSPNRTIQRENSRTSCTQQNTPRTSSTQRDNPQSSSCRRDNPGTSSPQRCTQQNNPGPPTPHRSTQRNNPRSSSPHRTNKDIPWADFPLRPTQSDGPRTSSPSRSKQSEVPWASISLRPTQADRPQTSSPTRAAQHTPPQPSSGPAQHNAPSRAAAASHNPGQHSASRTSSPLHPATRGTAQTSFDSFQSPCAVCIGYRDAPRASSPPRYLQHDPFPFFPDPRASESDSPHHDPPYIPPAVCIGHRDAPRASSPPRHTQFDPFPFLPDTSDAEAQSPQHDPPQFPPPVCIGYRDAPRASSPPRQAPEPALLFQDLPRASTESLVPSTESLHEPPHIPTPVCIGHRDAPSFSSPPRQAPEPSLFFQDPPGTSMESLAPSTDSLHGSPMLPPQVCIGHRDAPRASSPPRHPPSDLAFLASSPPPGSSGGSRGSAPPGETRHNLEREEYTVLADLPPPRRLAQREPGPQGSNGGRTRSPGRAEVERLFGQERRKSEAPGAFQARDEGRSQRPGQGQSQLLRRQSSPALSREVTTPLAKQAEATRRSRAELPHPRSPERQPERDRRLRGSSPPPRTSARTSERERRTERPPESGQAVPRQPLGGWQSQEEPPGSRGPHRHLERGWSSQEEGPGVGSWQGLGEPSRGAARAPEGTWRGPPRESEESWGQLGGPPCHRGQSEAWEEPPSNGLQEPPDRPAQRGWGSPHQPKSPPETFREGPAEFSKSWRPETPTVTGRGTEGTCPHLHGPERRPELDWRDLVSLLGMTREGAWARTEEPTLISHLPRLDWEGLLEFLQAQLPRKAPAAGPELGSVGTKDGEQHSQPEGWAEATLVNGHSPGQWPQSLAQPSSPACVSTQWPKTKVTSGPETSVMAGLEEPGQLGSRSPAGGPSSPAWEFQPEAPEGSKPRGGQDSLSDQKRADSADKRPAEGKAGSLLKGRLVTSWRMPGDRPTLFNPYLLSLGVLRWQRGEEGSSCDLLPPALFTAGEKGPGHLQEPLAGSWGLFSRSVAGRSHLHARPFLPPSAPAAEAGPALPSSRLYRLAWPALARPSHRLRPRLRARPALLLASPPPPPLFVRAFPPLIGPPRSSQEV; encoded by the exons GTCTGAAGGTGGAGCAGCCAGGAGCCTTCGCCCTGGATGCCCCAGGGGAGGACATGAAAGTCCCCAGCTCTCCGGTGAGATTGGCAGCAAAAGCCCGACCCTCTGGAACGCTGCGGAGGAAGCTGTCCAG GGTCCCCAGGGAGCCCATTCCCAGGCCCCCGCCCAGCCAGCTCTCAG GTTTCTGCTGCCTGGGCTGCCGCAGCCACGGCCCAGAGTCGGGGCCTGGGAGGGCGGCAGCATGGGGGCCTGAGCCGGAGCCCCCCGGGGACGAGGGTGCTGACAGCCGCCAGCCGCCACCGCCGGAGCCCGCCGCCCAG GAGCCCGGGAGCCCTCCAGGTGCTGAGGTGCCCTACTGCGACCTGCCCCGCCGCCCGCCTGCCGCTGAGGACCCGCTCAGTGCCTCGACCTCCGGCTGCCAGTCTGTGGTGGGCCTGGGCCTTGGAGCAGGGCCTGAGAG GGGCCCAGCGGCAGGCCTTCCCGCAGAGGGCCCCACAGCTGCCCCCAGGAGCAGGAGCGGAGCCCCGGAGGCAGTGCCCTATTTGGAGGGCCTGGCCTCCTCCCTGTGTGGCATCTTCGACGAGAGCCCTGACTCTGGCACCAGCTGCAGCCCTGACTGTGACACCGCTGATGATACCAGCAACTCGTCCTCTGTG GACGGGGACATTGTCGAGAGGCGGGAGGAGGCCTCTAGCTGGGACGAGCTCACCGTGATGATCCCTCGCAAGCTGCAAGAAGGGCCAAGAGCTGACAGTGCCCGAAAGGCTCCATCTCTCCTCGCCCGGTCTCCTGTGGGAGGAGACGCCGCAGGCCAGAGAAAGGAGG ATACTGGTGGTGGGAGTCGAAGCGCTGGACAGCACTGGGCGAAGCTCCGGGGAGAAAGTGGCCACTTCTTGGAGCGGCACCGGTCGTCACTAACGCAGGCTTCCTCTGGGTTATCACAGAGTGGACCTCGAAGTACCACCCCTCAGGCTTCCTCTGTCCATCGCTCTGCGCAAAGAGACGTCGCCCACACTGCTTCCACACAGCCCGATCCCCCCCGAGCCTCCTCTCCCCCCCAAAGTGCTCAACGGGACAACCCGAGAACCTTGTCCAACCAACAGGACACCCCCAGGACCTCTTCCACACAGCGGAACACCCCCAGAGCGTCCTCTCCCTCAAGAATCGCTCAACGGGATAACCCCAGAACCTCATCCACCCAACGAAGCAATCCTCGCGTTTCCTCTGCCCCGAGAGCTGCCCAGCAGGACAACTCCAGATCCTCTTCTACTCAACAGGACAACCCTCAGACTTCTTTTCCTACGTGTACTCCCCAGCGGGAAAATTCTAGAACATCCTGTGCCCAACGGGACAACCCCAGAGCCTCCTCTCCCAACCGAACCATCCAGCGGGAAAACTCTAGAACGTCCTGTGCCCAACGGGACAACCCCAGAGCCTCCTCTCCCAACCGAACCATCCAGCGGGAAAACTCTAGAACGTCCTGTGCCCAACGGGACAACCCCAGAGCCTCCTCTCCCAACCGAACCATCCAGCGGGAAAACTCTAGAACGTCCTGTGCCCAACGGGACAACCCCAGAGCCTCCTCTCCCAACCGAACCATCCAGCGGGAAAATTCCAGAACTTCTTGTACTCAGCAGAACACCCCCAGAACTTCTTCCACACAACGGGACAACCCACAGTCCTCTTCCTGTCGGCGGGATAACCCCGGAACCTCCTCCCCTCAGCGCTGCACCCAACAGAATAATCCCGGACCACCAACTCCCCATCGCTCCACTCAACGGAACAATCCCAGGAGTTCTTCTCCCCATCGTACTAACAAAGACATTCCCTGGGCCGACTTTCCCCTCCGGCCCACCCAGAGTGATGGCCCCCGAACCTCTTCTCCATCTCGCTCCAAGCAAAGTGAGGTTCCCTGGGCATCCATCTCCCTCCGGCCAACTCAGGCTGACAGGCCTCAGACCTCGTCTCCCACTAGAGCAGCTCAGCACACCCCGCCCCAGCCATCCTCTGGCCCTGCCCAGCACAACGCTCCATCCCGGGCCGCTGCCGCCTCCCACAACCCGGGCCAACATAGTGCCTCCCGGACTTCCTCGCCTTTACACCCAGCTACCCGTGGGACAGCCCAGACCTCTTTTGATTCCTTCCAGTCTCCATGTGCTGTGTGCATTGGGTACCGGGACGCGCCCCGAGCCTCTTCACCGCCTCGCTATTTGCAACATgaccccttccccttcttcccagACCCTCGTGCCTCTGAGAGTGATTCACCCCACCATGACCCCCCCTATATCCCCCCCGCTGTGTGCATTGGACACCGGGATGCCCCCCGGGCCTCCTCACCCCCTCGCCACACCCAGTTTgacccctttcccttcctcccagacACATCAGATGCTGAGGCTCAGTCCCCTCAGCATGACCCTCCTCAGTTCCCCCCACCTGTGTGTATCGGGTACCGTGATGCCCCCCGGGCCTCCTCGCCACCACGCCAGGCCCCGGAGCCCGCCCTCTTGTTCCAGGACCTCCCGCGGGCCAGCACTGAGAGCCTTGTCCCCTCCACAGAGTCTCTGCATGAGCCCCCACACATCCCCACCCCGGTGTGCATTGGGCACCGAGATGCACCCTCATTCTCATCCCCACCACGCCAGGCCCCCgagccttccctcttctttcagGACCCCCCTGGGACTAGTATGGAGAGCCTGGCCCCCTCCACCGACTCTCTGCATGGCTCCCCGATGCTGCCCCCCCAAGTGTGCATCGGGCACCGAGATGCACCGCGAGCCTCGTCCCCACCCCGCCACCCACCCAGTGACCTAGCGTTCCTGGCATCCTCACCTCCGCCAGGCAGCTCAGGGGGCTCTCGGGGCTCAGCACCCCCCGGGGAGACCAGGCACAACTTGGAGAGGGAGGAATACACCGTGCTGGCCGACCTGCCCCCGCCCAGGAGGCTGGCGCAGAGGGAGCCAGGTCCCCAGGGCAGCAACGGGGGCCGCACCCGCAGCCCTGGCCGTGCAGAGGTGGAGCGCCTCTTCGGGCAAGAGCGCAG GAAGTCCGAGGCACCGGGGGCCTTCCAGGCCCGGGACGAGGGGCGGTCGCAGCGGCCTGGTCAAGGTCAGAGCCAACTTCTCCGAAGACagtccagccctgccctcagcagGGAG GTAACCACGCCCCTTGCGAAGCAGGCAGAAGCGACGCGGAGGAGCCGAGCAGAGCTCCCTCATCCCAGGAGCCCCGAGAGGCAACCTGAAAGGGACCGGCGGCTCCGGGGGTCCTCACCGCCCCCAAGGACATCAGCCAGGACCTCTGAGAGGGAGCGGCGGACAGAAAGACCTCCGGAGAGTGGCCAGGCAGTCCCAAGACAGCCTCTGGGGGGGTGGCAGAGTCAGGAGGAGCCGCCAGGATCCCGGGGCCCTCACAGACACCTGGAGAGAGGCTGGAgcagccaggaagagggcccagGCGTGGGGAGCTGGCAAGGACTTGGGGAGCCTAGCCGGGGGGCTGCCAGAGCCCCAGAGGGAACATGGAGGGGCCCTCCCCGGGAGTCTGAGGAGAGCTGGGGGCAGCTGGGTGGCCCCCCCTGCCATAGGGGGCAGTCAGAGGCCTGGGAGGAGCCCCCCAGTAATGGGTTGCAGGAGCCCCCTGACAGGCCAGCTCAGAGGGGCTGGGGCAGTCCTCACCAGCCTAAGAGCCCCCCAGAGACCTTCAGGGAAGGGCCAGCAGAGTTCTCAAAATCCTGGAGGCCTGAGACACCCACTGTTACGGGCCGGGGAACTGAAGGCACATGCCCACACCTGCATGGTCCTGAGAGGCGACCTGAGCTTGACTGGCGGGACCTGGTGAGCCTTCTGGGGATGACCAGAGAGGGGGCCTGGGCCCGCACGGAGGAGCCAACACTCATATCCCACCTTCCGAGGCTGGATTGGGAAGGCCTCCTGGAGTTCCTGCAGGCCCAGCTGCCCCGAAAGGCCCCAGCTGCAGGGCCAGAGCTAGGTTCCGTAGGCACAAAGGATGGCGAGCAACACAGCCAGCCTGAAGGCTGGGCGGAAGCCACCCTAGTCAATGGACACAGCCCTGGGCAGTGGCCCCAGAGCTTGGCCCAGCCATCCAGCCCTGCCTGCGTCTCCACCCAGTGGCCAAAGACCAAAGTGACAAGTGGACCAGAGACCTCAGTTATGGCTGGTCTGGAGGAGCCAGGCCAGCTGGGGAGCAGGAGCCCTGCGGGTGGCCCCAGCTCACCAGCGTGGGAG TTCCAACCAGAGGCGCCTGAGGGATCAAAACCAAGAGGAGGCCAAGACTCCCTGAGCGACCAGAAGCGGGCAGACTCG GCAGACAAGAGGCCAGCAGAGGGCAAGGCTGGGAGCCTGCTCAAGGGCCGACTGGTGACCTCATGGCGGATGCCCGGGGACCGTCCCACGCTGTTCAATCCGTACCTGCTGTCTCTGGGGGTCCTCAGGTGGCAAAGG GGTGAGGAGGGGAGCAGCTGTGACTTGCTCCCTCCTGCCCTGTTCACTGCCGGAGAGAAGGGCCCTGGCCATCTCCAGGAGCCACTGGCTGGCTCTTGGGGTCTCTTCTCTCG CTCGGTGGCCGGACGGAGTCACCTGCACGCGAGGCCGTTCCTTCCGCCCAGCGCGCCCGCGGCCGAAGCCGGCcccgccctcccttcctcccgCCTCTATCGGCTCGCTTGGCCCGCCCTCGCGCGCCCGTCCCATCGCCTCAGGCCCCGCCTCCGGGCCCGTCCCGCGCTCCTATTGGCCAGCCCGCCGCCCCCGCCGCTGTTTGTCCGAGCTTTCCCGCCGCTCATTGGCCCCCCCAGGTCCTCCCaggaagtttga